AATAAAAAATATATGGCTTTCGGGGAGTTATAAAATGACTAATATGAATCTAGAACCATTAAACAAGTATCATGCTGAGGAGTTATTTTCAGTTTTAAAAGATGAAAAAATATATACCTATATCCCTGAAAATCCTCCTGAGAGTTCAGGTGAATTGTCTGAAAAATTCGAAAGGTTGGCAGAAGGTGCACCAATTCACCTTTCGCAAATCTGGTTAAATTTTGCAATCTATAATAAAAATTTAAAGGAATATATTGGAACGGTTCAAGCAACTATTTATAGTAAAGATTTAAAAGCTTCAATAGCATATGTCTTACCTTCTAAGTACTGGGGAAAGGGAT
The window above is part of the Metabacillus sp. B2-18 genome. Proteins encoded here:
- a CDS encoding GNAT family N-acetyltransferase, with protein sequence MTNMNLEPLNKYHAEELFSVLKDEKIYTYIPENPPESSGELSEKFERLAEGAPIHLSQIWLNFAIYNKNLKEYIGTVQATIYSKDLKASIAYVLPSKYWGKGYAQQAVTEMINILISNYKIKMFHAYIDTRNIKSIKLVERLGFKKIGFEKNADFFKGSTSDEYIFALKTEEWNK